ACTGTTGTCGAGGCGGCCATGCTAATGCGGGATCATCATGTAGGAGCCCTTGTCGTTAGTGAAGAGCGGGAAGGTAAAACTCATCCTGTCGGGCTCATTACGGACCGTGATATTGTCGTGGAGATCATTGCCGAAGATTTGAGTGTAGAAAATCTTCTCGTTGGCGATGTAATGAGTTTCGATCTCATAACAATCAGGGAGAGTGACGGAATAAGCGAAGCGCTTAAATTAATGAAAGGGCATGGAATAAGAAGGCTCCCTGTTATGGGTGATGAAGGCGAACTGGTTGGGATTCTTGCTGTTGATGATCTGCTTGAACTTCTGGCTGAAGAGCTTGCCGACGTGAGTCAGTTAATAATAAGGGAGCAGGAAAGGGAGAGAGCTTCCCGGAAATAGCTTTTTGTCCCTATTTGGAGCCATTCTTTAACGGGGCTGTTATTGCAGATATGCAATGAGAAAAAATTATACTGCATGGCACAAATCACTTCTTTACGGCTTTGCCGGATCTTTTATATTAATTTTTCTTTCAATACCGCTTTACGCCGGGGAAAT
The window above is part of the Deltaproteobacteria bacterium genome. Proteins encoded here:
- a CDS encoding CBS domain-containing protein; this translates as MFVGEICNRQVCFVNKHNTVVEAAMLMRDHHVGALVVSEEREGKTHPVGLITDRDIVVEIIAEDLSVENLLVGDVMSFDLITIRESDGISEALKLMKGHGIRRLPVMGDEGELVGILAVDDLLELLAEELADVSQLIIREQERERASRK